Part of the Grus americana isolate bGruAme1 chromosome 12, bGruAme1.mat, whole genome shotgun sequence genome is shown below.
ttttttaataaggctTTCAATTTTAGTTGGGATGTTTAGTTTTAATTAACTGtattccatttttcattcacttcATTAAGAATGCCAGTCCTGCAACATAAatcttctgcctcttgcagcTAGAGTTTGCAGAATTTGGTGTCAGCAGTGGATGTTGTGATCTAAAGGAAGGCTTTGTGATACTTTAGCTTGAGAATGTTTCTTAGAAATGATGGAGCAGCAGCCAGTTAGCTGACAATTCCATGTATTCTAGACTTCAGGAAGCAAAGTTGAGTCTACTTCCAAAAATCATGCCATTGGAAAGTGAAGTTTCATTGTACCAGTCATTTTATTTGATGGACATGTGCAGCATACTGTGTGGATGGGCTTGCCCACTGCTAGGCACACTGAGGACTTGCATTCAGCCTGTTGTGTACCAGCATCACAtgttctgctctgcaaagctATCTTCTACCCTTTTGTCCTCCAGCCCACACTGGGGTGAGGAGTTATTCTGCCACAGGTGTAAGTCTTTGCATTTGCCTTTATTAAACTGGATAGGGTGTCTGCCAGTTGAGATGACTctggcatcccatccctccaGCATATGAGTTGCCTCTTCATTCCCTCTAACTTGGTGTTATCTGTGCACTTCCTGAGGGAACATTCTATACTGTTTTCCAGGTtgttgatgaagatattaaatgaTATGGATTCCAGTGTTGGCCCTAAGAAATGCCACTCATAGCTGCTTTACCAGTTATACTTCAGGCTGTTGAGTTCTCTTCTTTGAGCCACTTTTCCAGCCACTTTCTAGTCTGTTCTTTCAGTCTAGTGTAAAACAAACTATATGTTTGTTCCAATGATAGGAGCTAAGCAGAAACACAGTTATTTCATGCAAGTGTTAAAAACTGAGAACTAAAGCCTGAAATAGCAAGGGATCTGTATTGCTTCTTTGTTAAAATACTTCGTTCAGTGTTTCTGAGAAACCACATCCCTTTGAGGTATCTTGAGTTGGGAACCAAAGTTACTTTCAAAAATGTAGACAGTTGTTCTCAAGTAAATATCTCTTTCGTCCAAGATAGTTTCATGGACTTTCTATGACACTGATTTTGGTAGTTAACTGATAATTTCCAGGATTCTTGGGTCACATCCCATTTGAATTTTCTGATCTCTTTAAGGGTTTCTTATAGTCAGAGGTTGTATGCATTTTTGTTGTGTGCTgggttttcatattttctgcatGCAGATTTGCATAAAGCAGTCATGCATTGTCAAAATAACTCTAGTTCAAGTACTATGTTTCCGTTGTCAAAGAAATCTCCTCTTTATGCTCTTAGGCTAGGGTAAATTGCATCCTTATTTTTATAGCTAAATGCATTTGGCATTGGTTTTTGCAACTACTCTCTGGCTAAGTTATAAATGTGTAACTGGAGAATATCTGTTACTGTGCTTgcaataaagaatatttttagatgAGAATTGTAGTTCTTTAGCAAAATatgtaagatttttttgcaaACTTGGCTTTAGCATTGCAGATATTTTgtacaatgaaattaaattctgaTGTAGCTGTCAAACAGGAAAAGTAATAGTTACTGGGTTTGCACTTTGACTTACTGTTGTGTCTAgaattggaggaaaaaaaaccccacagttgcACAGAACAAAGACTGTTAGAGGAGGGACAATCATAACTTATATTcagttgcattttaaatgttctcAATTATGTACTggataatatattttttgaattcctgtattttttctattttctgatattttgaTATTGCATATCAACCAATTTAGTATTGTAAGTGTTTTTTGTCTATTAATTATATGCAGTAGCATGTggtaaaactgaattattttacaCTTCTTGCAACACCTTAATTTTTAGCAGCATGACAAGAATAACTGGGTAGTTTTATCTCCTCTTACTGCAGggaaattttttattataaaattattttttttctttggttctaGATCTTTCGAAGAACAGATTTACTGAAATTCCTCCTGATGTCTGGCTGTTTGCACCACTGGAAACTTTAAATTTGTATCACAACTGCATCAAATCAATTCCAGAATCTATTAAAAACCTGCAAATGCTTACCTACCTTAACATTAGGTGAGTAATGCTTGTTATTTTTGGTCTTTATATAACTTACCTCATTGGAGAGATGGCATTCTACTTCACCAGGTCATTGAGTGTCTTTGTGCCCTCATTTTTGCCCAGATAAAATTATtgtgttgtttgtttgcctTATCTTGGTGTTTATGGCCAGCAGTTCTTGCTTCCTTTCTGGGAAGGAATTGACTGCATTATGAAATTTCAGTCAGTAAACTATGATAGCTGAGGATAAGGAGAGTTTACAAAGTTCTCTTTATGTTATGcagaaaaacaatatttagaAACTACATGTGTAAAAATTTACTTCTCTCAAGAGGGTAGATAATTCTGGCCAGAAGGCCCTACTCAGTTTGCACATTATTTACGTCCGTTGTTGTATTGCTGTTTTTAAACTTGGAAAACACATGATTGGATCTTCTCAGAAGAACAGATGATGAATATGAGCTCTAGAAGGAGAGGGAATCTAGAAGAACCCTCCCATAAAGAGCCAAGACCCTGTTTTCCATAATATTCCTTGTTTCTTATATTGACTACATCAACTCCAAAAGAATCCTCTCAGCTAAGAGCTATTTAACATGTGAGATTTGGTTccagaatttattttgaaaaaacttTGTGATTTGAtccttggaaaagaaaaaaagaaaaaataaaaagggagggggagagagggagaaactgTGTCTCACAATCTACAAATATCAGTACTTCTGTGGCAATTCTAAAATTATCACTATAACAGAGTACTCTCTTAAGAGAATTAATGGTATGATGAAATGcagtgttttctgaaagaaatttgaTGTAACTTTCTTCACAGAGCAGCAACAGCCCCTTTCTCTTTTGAATGTAATTGAGGTACTGAATACAATTctttacacagaaataaagtgGCATGTAGTTATAACTGCGCATTGCATGTTACTTCAAGAGTCAACTCTTCTAATCATCGTTTACCTTACTGtgcttttttgtaatttttgtgcTAATGTCTGAGGACTGTTTTCACAATGCACGAACATGTGGACTGCAGTAGTTGAAGAACAGGCTAAAATCTTGGCTTACTAGTTTCAATATTTTGTTACAGAAGAGAACTGTGTGATCTCAAATTCTAATTTTGGATTCAGATGGCTGAAGAAATGTATTGTGCAATTCATAGTAAAGTAGTCagctcttttaaaaaaccctaaaaaccaacaaaaaccccccccccccccccccccaaaaaaagaatttaagtgATGCAGAGAATGACTGTTTCATTGCCACCTTTTTATAATCAATTAAAAAGTTTACTTGcacattatattttttcttctcatgctCTCCAACCAAAAAAGTCTGTCATATCTGCCTGCAATACAATGCAAAAAAAGACATACTGCATACTTGcatctaaaaattatttgtattgttCACTTGGAGTTAACAGAATAAATACAGTACTTCAATAGAGATATTGATAAAAGTTTACTTTGATTTTATGATGTTAAAATTGCAGTACTTCTTCAAAGACGAAGTGTTGCAAGGATGTAAATctatttttgttggttttgcagCCCTGTGAACTGCagtcatgaagaaaaaataatgtaaaaagcTTTCgtttaaatatgaaaacagtGCTCTGATACATATCAATTAAACAGTAAAACTTATGGGTTTTTCTTAATATAGTGTGAACAAAAATGTTAACACTtaaaaggtggggtttttttccaaaacaactTTTGACTTCTACACAGTTCTACTTAAAGCAACAGTAATGactgaaattctttctttttttttttttacttttttgtatgAAAGGAACTGCTTTCATACCATGTCTGAACAAGCTGGTTTTCCAATGACTTTATTAAATGTACAGGTACTTTATTAGAAaaattctgtgtatttctgtcAGTGGTGGTCTGCAGGTGGTAGTGTTTCCAATAGGGATTTAAATCAAAGTGTCAGTAACAGTCTGTTTCTTGCATACGAAGCAGACATATGTGTATGCAGTTGGAATATGatacacaaaacaaattttaattaaaacttacCTTCCGGAATACTGCtcaaagtaataaataaatgttaaggactttttttttgatGGCTCGGGAGTGACATGACCACATGACATGAGAAACAATGGCTTCATATAAAGTTCTGGTTTGCTGAGAAGATTAACTTTATGTTGGTTGACTGTCAGATCAGGTCGTCCTTCTGAAGGTAtcagaaagcagaataaaagcaaacatatatttcttttaacagATTTCTCTGTACGTGTTAGCATTAGATTCAGTTATAGTACATACACATTTCACCAAGCAAAATGGGGACCTAAAATTCACGTATCAGGGAGGCTTTATCTGTTAAGGAATTCATGATGGAGATTGTGGCTTAAATTTAGACGAAATTGTAATAGGTGTAGAATATCTTCTGGAATAGGAGAAAAGTTGTACAATGTGCATTTCAGACTCCTTGTCAGGCTTAAAGAAGATTATAATTTAGCgttgcttgttcttttttctttcaagtcgAAATCTTTTGTCAACGTTGCCAAAATACCTGTTTGATCTTCCACTTAAAGTTCTAGTTGTCAGTAATAATAAGCTGGTCTCCATTCCAGAAGAAATTGGAAAGTTGAGAGATCTAATGGAGTTGGTAAGTGCAATTGTGAACCATTTTACTAAGTAAACTTAAAGTTTTAAGCAGTTTATTTACAGTATAAGAAagatataaattaatatttttttaaaatacagaaccACAAAATGTAAATTCAGTCACTGCTTTTTCTTAGTGTTTCAGCTCAAATTATAGGTGTGACGTATTGCAGAGTTTCAAAAAATGGAGTTAAATACAAATCAGTATTTTGGGTTAACTAAAGTTTAAGGgggtaataaataaaattgctcttcagattttttcaTGAGTCCCTTGTATGTTGTTAAAAATTGTGAATTTTTCTGTTACCTTTTTTATGATAATCATAATTGTATTTATCTATCTTACATTATCAGAAATCTTTCCAGCTGAAGAGTTCATCTCTATTTTATTTACTCAATACTTTTATACAAGTTAAACCATTCAATCATTGTTGTCTtgttctgtgggttttttggttttgatttgggGGTTGTGGGGTGGGGTTGTTTGTTCTTCCCATTTATGCTATTCCTTTATTTTGATTGGGGTGAATAGAATGATGTGTCATATTCACAGTTTATGTGCATGTGCAACATGATTTTATCCTATGGCATACTAAAGTTTCGTACTTTATCATCCATTACTTTCTCTATATTTCTTAATATTCTGGGTTTTTCTGATCATTACTCTGTGTTAAGCTCATGCGTTTTGAAGAACTCTGCACAATTATTCACTGACCTGGCAGTTGGAGTAGGTctgaggtttggttttttggggttttttttggagtaTGTGTGATTACTTCGGTCATTTCAAGCAATCCATATCCTGTTTCTGGAGCACCTGTGTATGCCCTGGAGATTTCTTTAAACATAACCTAATTTCTGAGCTATAAatcaatattcttttttaatttacaagtaATATGAGATAATCTGAATGTTTGTTGAGGCTTTTCTAGTGTCCTCTACTCTTTGGTGAGAAATTCTTTATGCTTACTTCAGTGTCATAGGATTTCAAGGTGGGATCACTGCTATTATTTACggaaagtggtttttttcacagTTGCAGGTATTTTTggcttatttttcaaaagtgtcAAACATAGAATGTGTGCTTGATGATATATATTAGACACATGCTAGAGAGTTTCATTCCAGTACCTGTTACACCTGTTTATAATGTAAGTGatatatatacattaaaaaaccaaaacaaacccaacaactaAGCCATGTGCTAGAAAGATGGTTTTAGAAGGGGAATCCCATCCTAAATTTGGTGACACAGACAGAGAGGGACTTGCAATAGATACACAACAGTTGATCCCAAGAAGTCTGTACTTTCTGAGACATCCAGCTATCTGCAGACATCGTGGTTGCTAAAAGTAGATGAGCAGCGGCAAGCTGAAGCTCTGAAAGTGTGTAGTGGAGAAGGAGGCCTAGCTTCTGGTTACTGACTCCGCttacttttaaaatcagcttccaGTTTTTCATCAGATAGGTATCTATCATTGTTATCTAGTCTAGGAAACTAGTCTCTGAAGTCAGTTTTAttgaatcagaaataaaaaaggtgaGAAATGGTCTTATATCAATGTGATTGTTGATTCAGTCTGGACtacataaataaatgttaaattaGTGGCAGAAATAGCTGTAGTCTGTGTTCACTTGGTGCAGCTTTGTCACCCTCTAGTGCTTGTATCCAAAATGTTGGTGAGCCTGCAATTGCTCTGTAAATTTTTAGTTGCATGGATTGGTTcgaggttttttttaagaaagaagaatttttataaaagcagcagaatgcaAATCATTTGCCAGCAGTAGTACAAGAAGTTTTTAACTGATGCAGGAACTACACCTGGAACTCCTGATTCCTGTGCTACAGTTTTAATCTCAAAAACAATCTTTCATCGTTCATTggtttaacttttttaatttagtttctgAAACATGAATCACTAAATACTGAAGAAGCAGTGAGATCTGTTATGGTACTTCTTccctttgtggaaaaaaaacaagaaagatgggatttttttttttcttttatggaatGCATTAGAGTAGTTTTGATAGcggttttcctttgtttaatttcatttaagatGTTCAGTTAACTTACTAGTTATATCTTTCTTAGGATATTAGCTGCAATGAACTTCAGGTTCTTCCCCAGCAGATAGGAAAATTGCAGTCACTTAGAGAATTAAACATAAGAAGAAATAATCTCCATATGTTGCCAGATGGTAAGCTACTAGTCTTAGTTTCTTTGATGTAGGTAAAGTGTTAAGAagatatctgattttttttgttgtttgttttccccaatGCAGAATTAGGAGACCTTCCCTTGGTAAAGCTGGatttttcttgtaataaaaTTACGGAAATTCCAATTTGTTACAGAAAGTTACGTCACTTACAAGTTATAGTTTTGGATAACAATCCAATGCAGATACCACCAGCACAGGTTAGTATTAAAGCATTCTACATCAGAAACTTTGCATTAGGATCTTAAGAAAGAGGAAGCTGTTCTAGATTATACCAatcaggttttcatttttgtagcTGTATTTCTCCTAGTGGGAAACTGAGTACAAACTCAGTGTAGAAAGCATTTGTTGGggtgcattttcaaaaaaaatgctatgtaattgagatttttttttgttcgtttgtttcCCAACAGATATGCTTAAAGGGTAAAgtacatatatttaaattccTCAGCATTCAGGCATGCCTCAGAATAGATAAAAAACCAGATTCTTTGGATCTTCCGTCATTAGGTAAACGAATCCCCTCCCAGCCGCTCACAGACAGGTGAATactggattttttgttttattttactttagcATTTGCTATGAAGTGATCTCCTTATTACAGATAATAGCTGTAATTTCAATACtttaattgttctttgtttAGGAGtaatagtatttattttctaaggTTTTGTTACTGCAAGCTTAATTGGCTCATCTGAGTTGCTatgaaaaattttcattttatttgccaAAGATTTGGAAATCGGaacaaagatgtatttttaaatttagctgTTTGAAAACTCAGCTATTTATTTCCCAGAGATGTCAAAACAGTATACAAGAAAGTCCCATAAATGTCTTGAATATGGAGTTACCCTGTTGGATGGAAAGTCTGTctcccatatatatatatatgtaggaAAACTAACTTAAACATCAGTGaaaaaacatggattttttaaattaaattagttgATGTCAAAAAGTGCAGTATATTTTGTTGGCCTTCTGTACTGAGTACCTCTTGAGTAATTAAATGGGaatgcttttgtattttctgtcatcAGTTGGCTTGACATTGGAAACCACGTGGAACATTACTCTCTTTTTGTCTATTTCCTTAAAATGTCACATGCAGCTTGTGCCTCTCTGTGTTCAAGGCTGAAGGAAAGATGAAAGTTATGAGTAAAGTACACAGAACCATCTGAACCATCAGATTTAGTCCATGGTCTTGGCCTCAGGGAGCTGTGCCATAGGGAATTAGTCCATAGTATCTGTAGATGGCTTCTAAATGCTCTTCAAAACTGCAGTCCACAACTGCTCCTCAAAAGCCTCCACTGAACTTAAGGCCTACAATGAAAATGTATTGCAAAGGAACAAGGTCATGGGTATTACCACTGTACATCATATATGTAGTAATGAGAACTTGTTTAATTAAACTTTCCAGATAATCTTATGGTGGACCAAGCTCCAGTGCGCAATTGGAAAACACATCCTGCTGATGCTACCAATTTCATGCCTTTGAAAGACATAAATTTGGAGGAAGTCTTAGGGAATATTTCATAGATATTCAGGCAGAGTTAAACCATTATAATACAACAGTCTGTTAGGGAATGTATTTGCTACTAGTAGAAAATCATATCTGCGAATAGAATTCAAGGAATTGAGGTTTTTCAGAGGAAGCcttcttttctgaagatatatttttgaatgaaataaaacaattctaAAATTGCATAGCTACAGAGAGAGTACAATAACTGATCATATTCACTTTAACTTTGctttgatactttttttcttgaacaacTCTTGTAGGAGATTAAGAATTTGTCTCTGTACGTGGGACATTATGCAAAAATTCTTTATCAGCATCTGTAGATGACTGTagagaacatatttttaaaggatgtttattttcttttaaaaaaatgaaacagctgtttctttcattcctgtgtggggtttttgtgtgttttttttaatgtagcatGGAGGACTTTTATCCCAATAAAAACCATGGACCAGACTCTGGCATCGGAAGTGATAATGGTGATAAAAGGTTGTCCACAACAGAAGTGAGTATTTTTCACTGTTGAATTTGTAACTTCtgggttttaggttttttttcctttgtattttgtatcatttgaaaaatacttaaCTAAGTTGCATTTAACATTCTTTGAATATCTGTACAGTTGAGTTTAAATCATTAGACTGCCAGTATCAGACAcaaattatttatgtattactttgatttttctggttAAAGTTCATTCTGGTACAGATTTCATACactttgaaactgaattctGACGTAAGGAATTGTTTGGATCTTTTAAAGTGTGAAGTGCATAAATTTTGTCCTTTGTGTAGAAATTGATAATTTGAAACTTTCTTTTGTTATTGATGAAATGAATGTACTTAAGAAACGGTAAGTTTATTTGGATTAACTTGTGTTGTATATGTTAGTAATCCTCAGtgttgtttaaattttaataaacttCTGGATGATCTGATAGGTTTAAAGCAATGAACAAAAATCCCTACAAGTTATCTGTGTATTTGTAGAAATCTAGATTAAGGACCTATAATAACAGTGATGTCAAAGCTGAATAGtatagaacaaaatatttttgaaaattagagAATTATTACAAATGCAGTGACTGTTAGTGGGAAAACTGTAGACAAAGGAGTATTcttagttcattttttaaaagaaaattccaaatGATTAGAAGTGAagctgtaaatttttttttttacctgatgTGCTCTAATGAGTCAAAGTAGTTGGAAGCTTTAGATAAGAAAGTGCTCCCTTCCCActctcccaaaaaaacccaaccctgacTTGATGTTattttctctgtccttggaggcaTCCCTCATGTTAGGGTCAGTTGCATGAAAATTTGTGAGTTCTTAGCAAATCATAGAATAATGTAATTTATATGTAAGTTCTGTATTAAATGTCTTTGCAGCCATCTGATGATGATACAATCAGCCTTCACTCCCAGATATCAGAATCAACGAGGGAACAGACATTAAGGAATGACAATCACGTAATGGGAAGTAAACTCGATCCACAGAGAGGTAATATCTGTTGTGCATCTGtcacttttggtaacagaaataCTTCTGCTTAGATAATCCAATATAAGAAAACTGCACAAAATTATATGATCACATATTGATATTGTATTTTcatcatttcagaaaacagtgtAATAATCACAAATAAACAATgccagaaggaaagaaaaaggattatttCTAGCTCAAGGAGACATGATTTCATTGTTTTATCTTTATCTGACACTTTTGATAAGTACTTATAATCTCAAGGGAATAACATTGGGTTGAGAGAATTGTTCAATAtcatctttttcattctttgtcgATCCTCACTAGACCAGGAGGTGTATGATTATATTGATCCGAATGCAGAAGAGGGAGCTGTTCCTGAGCAAGGAGATGTACAGATTGGACCATTGCTGTCTTACATCAAGGTAGCATAGcttgacaaaagaaaaactgttcagcaggcttgcttttttattatttttttgaattCCAGTCTaagtttatttctcattctgtgTAAGGAACGTGGAAAACGTCCTGAGAAATCTCAGAAAATAGAACAGAATGACGACTGGGGAGATGAAAAAAGGTAAATCTTGCTGATCTGTTTTGGGAAGGTTTTAGTGACAGTGAGGGGTGAGGGTGGTtttgtgaggaaaaatttcATACTGAACCCATAGAGTGTTCCTTGGACATTAAATAAGCTTATAGGAAGCACTATTTAGTTCTTGTCCAATAATGTAGTGATTTTTGTGTCTTGTTTTACAGAAGGCAGGCAAGTCactaatgtttaatttttcagactTCAGAAAGAACAGCTTCTGgctgaagatgatgatgaactcAAAGAAGTGACTGACTTGAGAAAAATAGCAGCTCAGTTActgcagcaagaacaaaaacacAGGTATTACAACATTAGTTAAGATAACTTGTGTTACAATTAATTTATCTTGAACCTGCCTTATACCCTAAAGTTCTTGACCACCTTATTTTGAGAACGGTTTTGTCCAGCTATTAAACAGTTAAAGTGACAGACTCTTTCAAGATACCTgtcctgtgtttcttttcataaaattgCTATCTAGAGAAGCAGTGATATGCCTCCTATGGAGAGGAAGAGTTGAATGTGAAAATACCTTGATTTCCTGGTTTGATGTATGTTGActtttttatacctttttttcaaagcagtatACTTAAGTAGGCATGGTTAAAGCTCATCTAAATAGATTATTGGTAAAACATTAAAATCGCTTGGTCTTAGTTTGTATGAGTTAAGGAACCTCCATACAGTATGTTTGTGgctggttatttttatttaaatatgaggTAATTTAGGCAGTACTTTCTCCATTCAGTCTGATGCGAGATACAGATTTCCTATGGTCTGAAGGGGAAATTTGTTAAACATTATTCTGTTGAATGACagagcatatatatataaaataaatgtctataaaaataatttgaacaCTGTAAGTTCATCCTGATGAACAGCTTGACTTTCTCCATGTTGGACATCACAACAGAATGATTCTTGAAAAGGAATCTAATAGA
Proteins encoded:
- the LRCH2 gene encoding leucine-rich repeat and calponin homology domain-containing protein 2 isoform X5, producing the protein MAAGQGGGGGSSSGSNGNGNGVGGLGIPGHLTLSFSAGPHWGAATLPQPHTVRSLDRALEEAGSSGILCLSGRKLRDFPGSGYDLSDTTQADLSKNRFTEIPPDVWLFAPLETLNLYHNCIKSIPESIKNLQMLTYLNISRNLLSTLPKYLFDLPLKVLVVSNNKLVSIPEEIGKLRDLMELDISCNELQVLPQQIGKLQSLRELNIRRNNLHMLPDELGDLPLVKLDFSCNKITEIPICYRKLRHLQVIVLDNNPMQIPPAQICLKGKVHIFKFLSIQACLRIDKKPDSLDLPSLGKRIPSQPLTDSMEDFYPNKNHGPDSGIGSDNGDKRLSTTEPSDDDTISLHSQISESTREQTLRNDNHVMGSKLDPQRDQEVYDYIDPNAEEGAVPEQGDVQIGPLLSYIKERGKRPEKSQKIEQNDDWGDEKRLQKEQLLAEDDDELKEVTDLRKIAAQLLQQEQKHSVSTDEVNSPVSPYSWQPLENQKDSMDEQHWPETQPVIWQNEERRRSKQIRKEYFKYKSSRKSSSGNENDEQDSDNTNVSPQSPVSSEDYERTDSNTHGPFGLKPRSAFSRASRQDYGAVDPGFTMRRKMEHLREEREQIRQLRNNLESRLKVILPDDIGAALMDGVVLCHLANHIRPRSVASIHVPSPAVPKLSMAKCRRNVENFLDACKKLGVPQERLCLPHHILEERGLVKVGLTVQALLELPVLKVSQLSSM
- the LRCH2 gene encoding leucine-rich repeat and calponin homology domain-containing protein 2 isoform X4, which gives rise to MAAGQGGGGGSSSGSNGNGNGVGGLGIPGHLTLSFSAGPHWGAATLPQPHTVRSLDRALEEAGSSGILCLSGRKLRDFPGSGYDLSDTTQADLSKNRFTEIPPDVWLFAPLETLNLYHNCIKSIPESIKNLQMLTYLNISRNLLSTLPKYLFDLPLKVLVVSNNKLVSIPEEIGKLRDLMELDISCNELQVLPQQIGKLQSLRELNIRRNNLHMLPDELGDLPLVKLDFSCNKITEIPICYRKLRHLQVIVLDNNPMQIPPAQICLKGKVHIFKFLSIQACLRIDKKPDSLDLPSLGKRIPSQPLTDSMEDFYPNKNHGPDSGIGSDNGDKRLSTTEPSDDDTISLHSQISESTREQTLRNDNHVMGSKLDPQRDQEVYDYIDPNAEEGAVPEQGDVQIGPLLSYIKERGKRPEKSQKIEQNDDWGDEKRLQKEQLLAEDDDELKEVTDLRKIAAQLLQQEQKHRLLNHSVSVSTRNRPKQPMESEKCVSTDEVNSPVSPYSWQPLENQKDSMDEQHWPETQPVIWQNEERRRSKQIRKEYFKYKSSRKSSSGNENDEDYERTDSNTHGPFGLKPRSAFSRASRQDYGAVDPGFTMRRKMEHLREEREQIRQLRNNLESRLKVILPDDIGAALMDGVVLCHLANHIRPRSVASIHVPSPAVPKLSMAKCRRNVENFLDACKKLGVPQERLCLPHHILEERGLVKVGLTVQALLELPVLKVSQLSSM
- the LRCH2 gene encoding leucine-rich repeat and calponin homology domain-containing protein 2 isoform X3; protein product: MAAGQGGGGGSSSGSNGNGNGVGGLGIPGHLTLSFSAGPHWGAATLPQPHTVRSLDRALEEAGSSGILCLSGRKLRDFPGSGYDLSDTTQADLSKNRFTEIPPDVWLFAPLETLNLYHNCIKSIPESIKNLQMLTYLNISRNLLSTLPKYLFDLPLKVLVVSNNKLVSIPEEIGKLRDLMELDISCNELQVLPQQIGKLQSLRELNIRRNNLHMLPDELGDLPLVKLDFSCNKITEIPICYRKLRHLQVIVLDNNPMQIPPAQICLKGKVHIFKFLSIQACLRIDKKPDSLDLPSLGKRIPSQPLTDSMEDFYPNKNHGPDSGIGSDNGDKRLSTTEPSDDDTISLHSQISESTREQTLRNDNHVMGSKLDPQRDQEVYDYIDPNAEEGAVPEQGDVQIGPLLSYIKERGKRPEKSQKIEQNDDWGDEKRLQKEQLLAEDDDELKEVTDLRKIAAQLLQQEQKHRLLNHSVSVSTRNRPKQPMESEKCVSTDEVNSPVSPYSWQPLENQKDSMDEQHWPETQPVIWQNEERRRSKQIRKEYFKYKSSRKSSSGNENDEQDSDNTNVSPQSPVSSEDYERTDSNTHGPFGLKPRSAFSRASRQDYGAVDPGFTMRRKMEHLREEREQIRQLRNNLESRLKVILPDDIGAALMDGVVLCHLANHIRPRSVASIHVPSPAVPKLSMAKCRRNVENFLDACKKLGVPQERLCLPHHILEERGLVKVGLTVQALLELPVLKVSQLSSM